TAAGTCATAATCACACTTTTTCAACTGACTGGTAGCTCACTTCTTAGAGAAGACACAACTCTTGAAGTGCAAAGCTGTTAAGGCGGGAGCAGAGCTTCAGTTAATCTTCTTACACCGAAGTAATTTGTGTTCAAGCATTCTTTAGCTTTCTCGTACGTAGTTTTAATCACTTCTTGTATCATATTGATTGCCTTTCGTGAAAGCTGTATCAGGAAATATGGTCTCAGTACTTCCAATTTGTTTTATCAAGTAACAAATTAAAGAATGATTTCAAGTTTCATGAGGCTTACACACTTACCCAAGTTTCAGTTTCTATATTTAATGCCCTTAGGCTATCCTCATCCACCACAACTCTAGAGGCTCCCGCAATGTTTACCTGTCAAAAACATATgaatcaaaatgaaaaatactGACTAAAACTGcacaaacatataacattttttGACCGAAAGGCCTTTGGTTTTTGCCCAAAAATCATAGAGAAGGCTGCATTCAATAGACTGACCACACAAATATGAGGGTAGCTTGTCTTGGTGATCAGACTTCGCAGACAAATAGTATGAACTATAAGATTTGCACAGAACAATCATGAAACTCAAATCAAGCTGGATATTAACTTAGTGGGTAATATGTATAAATAAGTGAAGTGAGTGTGATTCTGGTGCTAGTCATATCATCAAACACCTTGAGTAGAATGCATAGTAAACAAGTGAAGTGAGTATGAATGATGTAACCACCGTGTATATCGCTCATTGCTCATTATGTACTAGAAGTTGCACTATCAACACATAGTGGTCTAAATGGACTCTAAACTTTTTCAAGATAAATTTAACAGCTACATgcatcataatcataatcataaaaaatatcACAAGGGTTACCTGGATAACAATGACATTCTCTTAAGCATCCTTGTCACTCACAATTCTGCAAAAAACaagcaattaaataaaaagaattggtGAAACTGAACTCATACATTACTCAAAAATTAGAAAGATGTTATAATTTCTAAGTTTTctttgatataaataaaaagacgCAAAATCTACAAAATTATTGATGAAATTGACAACAGAATCATAAGATTCATCCATTAAAGAGATAAACAAAAAAGTAACCTAATCACAAGGGATTGATCAGGGAATGAGTGGTGGCGTCAAAAGGTCGCCAGCAAGAAGCTGTTTTGGCGTCGGCAGAGAGCAGCGGCTTTGGCGTCGATATCGATGCAGGTAGCGAGCGGCGGTGTTTGGCTGCAGCTCCCCTTTTTTCACAGATCAATTGCTTATCaacaaaaatatcaataaaacaAATGATAAACAAGAAAAAGATTAACAAATCAATGATTAGCATATACTATAAACACATACCTGAAATAAAGAGCAAGAAGAGCTATGAATTGAAGCAAGCAATTGTAGTTGTTTGAACAGCCGATAGTGAAATCAGTATCTAATTAAAACAGTGACGATAAGGATTTGTACACTCAGATATTTTTTAGCACAAAATGAAACCACAAATATCATTAGTCAATTCCATTATTAATCAAGTATATAAACTACAGATGTATACACTtctaaaacctaaaaaattatgGATCAATACACTtctaaaacctaaaaaattatagaGCAATACACTTCTAAATTCAGGATGAATATAATCCTAAAACCTAAAAATTGACAGCAAGTTTCATTGGGAAATTTCTACAAACACTTGGATTAACTTGacataaaatgaaattaaggAAGAGAGACGGAGAAAAAACGGAAAAACAAACCTATTCATATCCCAAAACCAACCGTTAAGTTGAGCAATCAAAGCATTCGTAGCCAAACTCTTTGAAATGCCATTAGCCATCGAAGATGATAACCGTCTCTCTCCTTCCTTCACAGTCCCATTCAGCAAGCTAATCCTATAAAAACAAATGAAATAATTAgaattcaaattaataattcattAGCAGTGAATGAAGTGgagttttgttaatttattatcGTGCTCGAGCGATTGAAAGCGCGAGATTTGCTGTTCTTTGATGGATTCGAACAATTTGATGTGTTCTTCGATTACCGCGTTGAGATAAGCTTCGTCTTTAGTATGAGAAGCCTTGGCTGTGGCGTTATTAGCGGAGGACATTGTGGCGGCAGGAAATGACGAGAGAAATCTCCGGCGAGTGCGAGAGAGATTAGAAATGAGAAGAGTTGCAAAAGAGTTAACAGTGAATAGTGAAGAGCAAAGCACTACATAACAAAAAGTTAGCTATGATTTGGAATGCTATgattttcttcttcctctttaaTTTGAGTCTATAATTTTAGGCTATTGcgactgtaatttttttatttgagggAAAGATACAAATTGAATCTTAAATTGTCATTATATTTTTACACATTCCGAGCGGATACAATTAAAATCCCAGTTAATAAATTTATTGCAACCAAATTAAACTCCTTTCGTAAATACTCGGTAGTCGGTACCTAAGACATCAATTTCTTATAGTGTTATTCAAagagtttaaaaatttatttcaacattaaatagtttattgtttattagaatttacaatataattaaaaatataatttagtatGAGATAATAAAAAGACAACAGTTTAAAAGTGTTGCAAGATTCGGTCAAACTGTTGCGTTTTCTTATTCTAATGTAGCAGTTTTCCATATCTGTTGGCTTATGTtataaatttcagaattttGCTAATTTCTTTGCAACGGTTTTTAACCGTAACCTTTCCGTTGCCTTATATGTACTATTGTAACAGTATCGATAGTGTTGCTCTGTTAGTGTTACTGAAAGTGACTTATGCGGTTGTGTTCGGATCACAactcgatcctactccactagtcaatcaaggattgagattttagaattccCTAATTAGGATTGTGCTTTAGAGCTAaacacaaacattacaaagagattttctaagagataatctcaaactcacaatgtgCTTTTCTAAGGCTAAACACAAACCTACAATACTAATGATTGAATCAcaatgattaatcaatcaacaatGAGAATAAGCAATCAATAAATGATGCATAATTATTtagagagaataaattgaatgcttgaTAATGTTTATTGTTGCTAGAGTATCTAACCTCATAAATGAGGTagacaaggggtatttataaccccaacaacaaaCCCTTGGCTCTTCTAGAAGAAAACTCAAGATTGTTCTGAATCACTATCTGTCGTGCCCGTGATACCCTGTGTCGCGCCCGAGATATTTGAAAGTCAGGGATTCAGCCAATGGTTGAAGGCCACTTGTCAAGCAACTGATGGAGGGCTCTGATATATCCGTTAGACCTACAACGGTCATATGCATCTCGCCCGTGAGGCATATGTAGCGCCCGAGATACAAGTCAAAAACCTAAAGGGTTTGGATGACTGATGAATCGCGCCCAAGATATGTTTTGTCGCGCCCGAGATCAATGGATCTCGCCTGTGATGCTTGAGGTATCTCGGGCGCGAAAAGCTACTGTAACTTGTCGAAAATTGGATTTTTCAATTCGCGCTAGAAAACTCCGATTCGACCCGGGATGGttctatatgttcctacacactaataaacatgattgggctctttaaattgattgtcaaactaaAAATTAGAGTTCAAATAGGACTTGGTCcgacaatctccccctttttgattttgacaattaATTTACTAACATGCCTAAGTTTGTGGGAGTTCAAATGAATTTTGGCTGCTCCTCACTTTATGcactcaaaatttaaataaatttagaaaagcataaaataaatacGGTTTTCAAAACTTAgtcattttcataaaatttgcaatttttgaGAGATATGAAAATAGCTTTATAAATGCAAATCTCTCTCCCcctttgtcaaaaaataaaaagagttaaaGCATATAGAACAAAGTAATATAATTGCGGAATTAGAAAAGTAGAAACAGTAAGTgcgaaaaataataaaaattcaacaCTTAGAAGGAAAAATAAGCACAGAACACAATTTGTTCGAATGAAAGGGTAATACAAGGATtagacataaaaataaaacacataagGAATATAATCTAAACAACGGTAGGAATTACATGGCATTGAAGGCAAATGACATAAAAATGCAAAAGTTAAGGAGtaacaaaaaatgtgaaatgcaaAGATCAATCTTTCTCATCCGTGTCTTCTTCTTCAATAATTGAAGTGTCGGGAGATGGAGGAAATTGTGAATCAAACCGGTttcttaaatttccaaaatcgGATCTAAGGTTCCCAAACTCCGTTTCCATCATAGAGAAGCGAGAATCCACATTTGCCTCAAGAATGTTTATTCTCCCGAACATTCGCtcattttgaatataaatgAGCGAGAGCATCTCATTCGTACTTGGACCTTAAGGAGGTAGCCAAGTAGGATCCATAGCCTGGGCCGGAATGGCCGGACCTTGAAAGCCCATTTGAGCCTCTTCCTCTACTTGTGCCACAAACTCCGCCGGATGAGCCGGTTCACTCAATTGCATTTGCCGCTTCCATGCAAGCCTTTGGACCTCTTGTCCAATTACTCTATCTCCAAAAAGGTAGATATAGTGATCTCCAACAACATTAAAAGCCCCCACCCGATTAGCAAAGTAGTGAAGATCGATGATGGGCTTATTCCATGCAATCATAACTCCATGATTTTGTCGTAGAGCCGAAGTATAGGCTTTGGCCTTCTTGACCATCGCCGTTACAAAGGAGCCGACCCGAAGTATTCCCCTCTTCTTTCCAAGAGCTTGAAGGTGTTCCATAAAGTACCTAGCACAAGAGAAGCGCTCTCCTCGTACCGCACACCTCATAAAAAATAGGTCTTTAATTGGGACCTTCTCATTGCCTTCGTGTCTTCCATTGCTCGAATAAGTGATTATTCGATGGAAAACGAACAAAGGAAGAGTCGCAATAGACTTGGCAATTGCGGTGCGAGGTTCATGCGCCATGTCGGTGCTAACTTCCGCCCAAAATTCAATGATGTAGAATTCCTCAACACGAAGATAGTTTGTGGCAAAACCTTCTACAAACCCAAAGAACTCATCTATCTCCCTTGGTGTGAGCTCGTAGGTCTTACCTTGAACTTGAAATGTCACTCCATAGAACCCGGAGCGATGATTTTCGACGGTGATCAAGTGAAGCGAAGCAATCACTTCCTTCGTCAAATCTTCAATAGTTTCTTCTCTATTCTTAAGAACAAATTTTTGTCATCCCAAAGCATCAATGTAGGCTTCAACTTGAACCCTTAATCCGTCAAAATCCATATCCACAAAAGAAGGAAAGCGAGTGCCTTCAATTTCTgctttttccatattttcccGACGAATCGCCAATTCCTCCATCTCTAATGTAGGAAGTTGGGTAGAGGCTTGAGGCGGAGTTTTTCCCTTTGATTTAGAAGGAGCTTTGGGTGCCATGATGTATAAATGAATGATATGAGGATGAAAATGCAAGACATTTGAAGATTTTGAGGGACTAAAAGGCAATTTTGTACAAGAAATACTTTAGAAATGTTTGAGAGGTTTTGTAAATAAGAAATGCTCTCAAATGGGGTATATATAGGCCTTAAAGAGTCCCAAAACGGTCATAAACGGCtagttattaaaaaaactagCCATTTTGAATAGTGTCAAAACGgtcaaatttttgaaaaatctgcATAAATCGCGCCTGAGATAAGCTCATCGCGCCCGAGATTCATCAAACTAGCTGTTATTTTCAAACGGCCGGATgtatctcgcccgtgatgctCCTATCTCGCCCGAGATTTATGCAGGGAGAAAACACTTAATTTTCTGTATTGATATCTCGCCCGAGACATACATATCTCGCCCGAGATATATACAGGGACAAAAAATTGAGGTTTCTGCCTTTGTATCTCGCTCGAAATATGCGTATCTCGGTCGTGATATACACAAggataaatttttttgtttctgtttAAATATCTCGCTCGAGATATGTAGATCTCGGCCAAGATTCATAGAAATCTTGATTTTCAacaaattttgaaaggttttcACAATGCCAAGCCTTGATTCCAACACACATAGATAATTAAATGTAGACAAACACCAAAATCATGTAAAAATCATAGAAGTGGGATTAACATGTATATTGGTCCAATCAATTAAAAGGAAACGCATAGTCGATTGAGGAcaagtttaaataaatttgacaaTAAGCACATTAACTCAATGTACTCCCATCAAGCATATTAAGCTCTCGAATGATAAAATGCATACGATCCTCATTTAGAGGCTTCGTAAAAATATCCGCATATTGATTAGTAGTATCGATGAATTCGATTACTACATCACCTTTTTGTACATGATCGCGAATAAAATGATGTCGGATGTCTATGTGTTTACTCCTAGAATGTTGAATATGGTTCTTCGATAGGTTGATAGCACTAGTGTTGTCACATTTGATGGGAATGTGACTAAGCGCAACACCATAATCCAAAAGTTGTTCCTTAATCCAAGGATTTGAGCACAACAACAACCGGCCGCTACATACTCGGCTTCCGCGGTTGACAAAGCCACAAATACTTGCTTTTTACTACTCAATGAGATCAAACTATGACCCAAAAATTGGGATAGGAACGCAAcattaattaacaaattttttgaattaaaagcTAGTACTTACTGCCCTTGAAGTCTCACCAATAATCAACTCTTGAGGGTGACTTTTCTTGAAAGCCCAATCCTTAGGTAGACCATGAATGGGTTGATCCGAAGGAGAAGAGTCGGATTCAACTTTGTTCTCCTCTTGAGTTGGTTGAGATGTCCTCACTAAACTTGTAGGAACTTCTTGATTTTCAACCAAAGTGAGATTCTCAAGAGAACCTAAAAAGTCATGAGCAAACGAGTCCTTTTCCGAAAAATCCTTGGAGGACTCATCAAATACCACATGCATGGACTCTTTAACAACTAATGTATGCTTGTTAAAGACTCTAAAAGTACGCGCAAGAGAACTACAaggttaaagagccttgagttGGAGAAATgtaaggatgggtgacctactgggaagtttagGAAAATTGACGTGTGGTTGCTGGTGGGTGATCTAACGCGCGGATGGGTGAGTTACGGAGGGCGAGGATGagtaattgattaaataaaaaatttatattacgatttaattataaaaaataatttttaaatttttaaaaaattagtgacAGATTTAAATttgtcgctaattagcgacgtaTTTagtattccgtcgctaaaacggagacTAAAATTTGTCGCTTAATTTTTTTCCGTCGTTATCAAACGTTGCGaccaaaaatttagcgacgattgtttccgtcgctaaatgtgttTAACGACGGAAAAATCTGTCGCTAGTTCACTGTTTTCTAGTCGTGATACTCGTATGCATTTCTCATGTCATCATGACATACCATATAcaatgtctgagcacaatttcACTACTTTAAAGTCACATGATTTTTCATCTCTTGGAAAAATCATAAGTTCCTCAAGATTACAAACCTTTGCGACATTATTGGCTtctcattatttttat
This region of Mercurialis annua linkage group LG1-X, ddMerAnnu1.2, whole genome shotgun sequence genomic DNA includes:
- the LOC126669905 gene encoding uncharacterized protein LOC126669905, which gives rise to MDKDYVRWNLTTSCFYFIMSGQDGTQSHVVSNREDVPPPVEQIRSRKRSNVKVIMFDRSSITEGEHDLLNINWMFLDRVGISVQRHSLARTFRVFNKHTLVVKESMHVVFDESSKDFSEKDSFAHDFLGSLENLTLVENQEVPTSLVRTSQPTQEENKVESDSSPSDQPIHGLPKDWAFKKSHPQELIIASICGFVNRGSRVCSGRLLLCSNPWIKEQLLDYGVALSHIPIKCDNTSAINLSKNHIQHSRSKHIDIRHHFIRDHVQKGDVVIEFIDTTNQYADIFTKPLNEDRMHFIIRELNMLDGSTLS